The following are encoded in a window of Cloacibacillus sp. genomic DNA:
- a CDS encoding Sapep family Mn(2+)-dependent dipeptidase has translation MEKKQLLQEIEAFVEKNEKDILNDMAELVSKRSVKGPAEEGAPFGHGPRNALDSAMAIAERLGFAVNDGDGYVGWADLPGKHEEHIGVIAHVDVVPEGEGWSSDPYVLTEKDGWLIGRGISDNKGAVILSLYAAAFLARSGRPLNYGIRVMMGCDEECGMHDVPYYLARNPEPIFCFTPDVDFPVSIGEKGMYAGGVFSSAPVFTSISAFAAGNASNSIPGRASCVVHAPGKSFKETKGITVTPKEDGSFLVEAQGIGGHAAHPDGKHNAIGILTDFLLDNGIGDADERQFLELLHKIHSNAYGEGLGIACTGKLLGQLTSIGGVISQEGGVVRQDMNIRYPECVSGEELKKALSKVAAAHNAQFGGGEILEPFYISPDSPAIKVLLSAYTEITGHPAEAYTMFGGTYARRFKNAVGFGPGDDYTPRPSFVASDHAPNEASYIPSLKEALKVYILALWQLQDLAAEELRGR, from the coding sequence ATGGAAAAAAAGCAACTGCTCCAGGAAATCGAGGCTTTCGTCGAGAAAAATGAAAAAGACATCTTAAACGATATGGCCGAGCTGGTATCGAAGCGCAGCGTAAAGGGACCGGCGGAAGAGGGCGCTCCCTTTGGCCACGGTCCGAGAAACGCCCTCGATTCCGCCATGGCGATTGCCGAACGCCTCGGTTTCGCGGTCAACGACGGCGACGGTTATGTGGGCTGGGCCGACCTTCCGGGAAAGCATGAAGAGCACATAGGCGTTATCGCCCACGTTGACGTCGTTCCCGAGGGCGAGGGCTGGAGTTCCGATCCCTACGTTTTGACGGAGAAAGATGGCTGGCTGATCGGGCGCGGAATCAGCGACAACAAGGGCGCGGTGATACTCTCACTCTACGCGGCGGCGTTCCTCGCGCGTTCCGGCAGGCCCCTCAACTACGGAATCCGCGTAATGATGGGCTGCGACGAAGAGTGCGGCATGCACGACGTCCCCTACTATCTCGCGCGCAACCCGGAGCCGATCTTCTGCTTTACCCCCGACGTGGACTTTCCCGTCAGCATCGGCGAAAAGGGCATGTATGCCGGCGGCGTATTCTCCTCCGCGCCGGTCTTTACCAGCATTTCAGCATTCGCGGCAGGCAACGCGAGCAACTCCATCCCGGGCCGGGCCTCCTGCGTGGTCCACGCTCCCGGAAAGAGCTTCAAGGAGACGAAGGGGATCACCGTTACCCCCAAAGAGGACGGCTCGTTTTTAGTAGAGGCCCAGGGTATCGGCGGCCATGCGGCGCACCCGGACGGCAAACACAACGCGATCGGCATCCTGACCGATTTCCTGCTCGACAACGGCATTGGCGACGCCGACGAAAGACAGTTCCTGGAGCTGCTGCATAAGATCCATTCCAACGCTTACGGCGAGGGGCTGGGGATCGCCTGCACCGGCAAACTGCTGGGGCAGCTGACCAGCATCGGCGGCGTCATCTCACAGGAGGGTGGCGTCGTGCGCCAGGATATGAACATCCGTTATCCTGAGTGCGTCAGCGGCGAAGAGCTCAAGAAGGCCCTCTCCAAGGTGGCCGCCGCCCACAACGCGCAGTTTGGCGGAGGGGAGATACTGGAGCCCTTCTACATCTCGCCGGACTCGCCAGCGATAAAGGTGCTGCTCTCCGCCTACACGGAGATAACGGGGCATCCCGCGGAGGCATATACCATGTTCGGCGGCACATACGCCAGGCGCTTCAAAAACGCCGTGGGGTTCGGCCCCGGAGACGATTATACGCCGCGCCCCTCATTCGTCGCCTCGGACCACGCGCCGAACGAAGCATCTTATATCCCCTCTCTGAAAGAGGCGCTTAAGGTTTACATCCTGGCGCTCTGGCAGCTGCAGGATTTGGCCGCCGAGGAATTAAGGGGACGCTGA